The genomic region TATTTGATTTAGAGTAGTCCTAAACCCTAAGTCTACTAATTTTTCTAACTCTGAGAAGTCAAAGGGACTTGAGTCTATTTTGTGGTTAATGACGATATCGCAGTACTTTAACCTACTCTCTTGGTTTTCTATGACGCTACTCAAGGAGGAACGGTAAGTAACCTCTAAAAGGGATTTGGGGTTAAATTCCCGAGATGGAAAGTTAACGTTTGAACAGATGTTAATCTCAGCTCCCATAGACTTTGTAACCTCTGCCGGCAAACAGTTCCTGAGTCCTCCATCTACGTAGTAGTTATTTCCAAGCCTCCAGGGAGAGAAAATCGGTGGCGCACTGCACGATGCTGTAACGAAATCTGCGGAGCTCCCCTCAGTCTTTACCTCAAGCTTCAACGTTTTGAGGTTTACAACTGTAACTGCAAAGGGAATCTTGAGCTCACTTATATCCGGATTTCCCGTTAAATCTGTTAGGAGATTGTACAAACCATCAAGGGAAAAGAACCCTCCCTTTAAACTCGGCCTTGCAAGTTTCCTCCAGGATATTTCCTTTCCCAACCTTTCCATTTCTTTTAAGGGCATTCCATAAGCATAGAGGAAACCTACAAGAGCTCCAGCACTTGAACCTGATATGTAGGAAGGGGAAAGTCCCTTATACTCCAAGGCCTTTAGAAAACCTATATGGGCAGCTCCCTTAACGAAGCCGCCCGAAAGGGTTACACCTATTTTCATTAAAACTCTAACTCGTCACCTGGATTCAGAATTTGAACGTTTACTCCACGGGCTTCGGCCAACTTTTTAAAGTCATCAGGTTCAGCATCTATTATTGGCCATGTTTTAAAGTGCATTGGAATAGCAATCTGCGGTCTAACCATCTCTGCGGCAATTGCAGCATCCCTTACATCCATTGTAAAGTTTCCACCAATTGGGAGGAGAGCTGCAAATATTTTCTCGTACCTTCCAAGGAGCTCCATATCAGAGATTAATCCAGTATCGCCTGCATGGTAGATGTTCCTTCCCTCAACCTCAATGACCATTCCACACGGAGTTCCGAGGGTAACTACACTGTTATCCTCAATTACGGAGCTACCGTGAGCCGCTGGCACTAACTTCACCCTACCAAACGGAAACTTAAAACTTCCGCCTATGTGCATTGCATGTACGTTTTCAACTCCCTTTAAGCTGCAGTACTGACAGACCTCAAAAATACTTACAACTGTAGCACCTGTTCTTTTTGATAGCTCAATGGCATCGCCCAAGTGGTCTCCATGCCCGTGGGTTACAAAGATGTAGTTTAGTTCATTAAAATCCTCTGGCTTTGCAACGTTCCAGGGATTTCCTGTTAAAAAAGGGTCAATCAAAGCCTTCAATCCGTTTCCTTCTATGTAAAATGCTGAATGTCCCAAGTACCAGAGCTTCGCCACCTCTCCCCTCCTTAAAGAGACTTAATTATCTGTGGAATTTTCGTTCTGAGTCTAAACCTTGTTCTACCGTAAAGAGGATTGTTCTTCGCAATTACAATGAGGTACGTATCGTTTACAAGTTTATAAACAAAAATAACAAGGTTTTTAGAGAAAATTATTATTTCCTCACTAATCTCCTTTTCTTCAGTTGCATCCTGAATGGAGCGCTCTATTGATTTAACAGGGTTAACAAGCTGAGTGGCAATATCCTCTGGGTCAACGGTAATTTCATCCTTGGAGTACTTGTGAACAATTATTCCATCCTCATCTATAATGACTGCCGATTCAACTTCCGGAACTTCATCCACAAGTTTTTTAACAATTTCCTCGCTCACCTGCTCCCCCTTAAATCAATCCCCTCTCTATTAAAAGCTCTGCAATTTGTACAGCGTTAAGGGCTGCTCCCTTTCTCAAGTTATCACCTACAATCCAGAGATTCAATCCATTCTCTATTGTATCATCTTTTCTTATTCTTCCAACTAAAACGTCATCCTTACCTGCAACATCTATTGGAGTGGGATAGATTAAGTTCTCAAAATCGTCCATCACCTTCACGCCGGGAGCTCCCTCCAGAGCCCTTTTTGCCTCTTCAACACTTATAGGTTTTTCAAACTCAATATTTACAGACTCGGAGTGCCCTATAAAAACAGGAACTCTAACACAGGTAGGAGAAACTCTTATTGAATCGTCGTGCATTATCTTTCTTGTCTCATTGACCATCT from Balnearium lithotrophicum harbors:
- a CDS encoding patatin-like phospholipase family protein — translated: MKIGVTLSGGFVKGAAHIGFLKALEYKGLSPSYISGSSAGALVGFLYAYGMPLKEMERLGKEISWRKLARPSLKGGFFSLDGLYNLLTDLTGNPDISELKIPFAVTVVNLKTLKLEVKTEGSSADFVTASCSAPPIFSPWRLGNNYYVDGGLRNCLPAEVTKSMGAEINICSNVNFPSREFNPKSLLEVTYRSSLSSVIENQESRLKYCDIVINHKIDSSPFDFSELEKLVDLGFRTTLNQIGEIENWL
- a CDS encoding metal-dependent hydrolase, whose translation is MAKLWYLGHSAFYIEGNGLKALIDPFLTGNPWNVAKPEDFNELNYIFVTHGHGDHLGDAIELSKRTGATVVSIFEVCQYCSLKGVENVHAMHIGGSFKFPFGRVKLVPAAHGSSVIEDNSVVTLGTPCGMVIEVEGRNIYHAGDTGLISDMELLGRYEKIFAALLPIGGNFTMDVRDAAIAAEMVRPQIAIPMHFKTWPIIDAEPDDFKKLAEARGVNVQILNPGDELEF
- a CDS encoding roadblock/LC7 domain-containing protein; translation: MSEEIVKKLVDEVPEVESAVIIDEDGIIVHKYSKDEITVDPEDIATQLVNPVKSIERSIQDATEEKEISEEIIIFSKNLVIFVYKLVNDTYLIVIAKNNPLYGRTRFRLRTKIPQIIKSL